A stretch of Gemmatimonas aurantiaca T-27 DNA encodes these proteins:
- the scpB gene encoding SMC-Scp complex subunit ScpB, which translates to MTPLAKLLEAALFAAARPLSLEALSALDAEASPAAVSAAVDELREHYDVDGHGVELVEQGGGWQILTRAEFAEAIERAQVAVRPQKLSAAALETLAIVAYRQPIGRAEIEEIRGVAVGSVLKSLHERGLIDIVGRSEGIGRPLLYGTTPQFLEQFALRHLEELPRADELAIALRGAGNSAVVPE; encoded by the coding sequence GTGACGCCGTTAGCGAAGCTGCTTGAAGCCGCACTGTTTGCGGCGGCGCGGCCTCTTTCCCTCGAAGCCCTGTCAGCCCTCGATGCCGAAGCCAGTCCGGCGGCGGTGAGTGCGGCGGTCGACGAGTTGCGTGAGCACTACGACGTCGATGGGCATGGCGTCGAGCTGGTGGAACAGGGTGGTGGATGGCAGATCCTGACGCGGGCCGAATTCGCCGAGGCGATCGAGCGTGCGCAGGTGGCCGTGCGTCCGCAGAAGCTCTCCGCTGCCGCGCTCGAAACACTGGCGATCGTGGCGTATCGCCAGCCGATCGGCCGCGCGGAAATCGAAGAGATCCGTGGTGTGGCGGTGGGCTCGGTGCTCAAGTCCCTGCATGAACGAGGGCTCATCGACATCGTCGGACGCAGCGAGGGCATCGGTCGACCGTTGCTGTATGGCACCACGCCACAATTCCTCGAGCAGTTCGCCCTGCGGCATCTCGAGGAGCTGCCGCGTGCCGATGAACTCGCGATCGCCCTGCGCGGCGCGGGCAACTCCGCGGTCGTGCCCGAGTGA
- a CDS encoding pseudouridine synthase — translation MRVQRALARVGAVSRREADKAVAEGRVQVNGTTAIVGQLVDPARDRITLDGTPVATQVTAHRWIVLHKPAAVMTTRKDPEGRATVFDLVDDAPGLVYVGRLDFMTEGVLLLTTDGTAAHVLTHPSHEVERTYVATVRGDAVTAAREARRGVKLDDGLVVPSEVTAYPLGERRWAFELTITEGRTHEVRRICDALGLEVERLVRTRFGPVRLGELPSGAARALTSAERTVLDALTGQG, via the coding sequence ATGCGTGTGCAGCGCGCCTTGGCCCGTGTGGGCGCCGTCTCCCGACGCGAAGCCGACAAGGCGGTGGCCGAGGGCCGTGTGCAGGTGAACGGGACCACGGCGATTGTTGGGCAGTTGGTGGATCCAGCCCGTGATCGCATCACGCTCGATGGTACGCCGGTGGCCACTCAGGTCACGGCGCATCGCTGGATCGTGCTGCACAAGCCGGCTGCGGTCATGACCACCCGCAAGGACCCGGAAGGACGAGCCACGGTGTTCGATCTCGTGGACGACGCGCCGGGACTCGTGTACGTGGGACGTCTCGATTTCATGACCGAGGGAGTTCTGCTGCTCACCACCGACGGTACGGCGGCGCACGTACTGACCCACCCCAGCCATGAAGTGGAACGCACCTATGTGGCCACGGTACGCGGTGATGCCGTCACGGCGGCTCGTGAGGCACGGCGTGGTGTCAAGCTCGACGACGGCCTGGTCGTTCCTTCCGAAGTGACCGCCTATCCCCTCGGCGAGCGGCGTTGGGCCTTCGAACTGACGATCACAGAAGGGCGTACCCATGAAGTACGCCGCATCTGCGACGCGTTGGGGCTGGAGGTGGAGCGGTTGGTGCGCACACGCTTCGGTCCTGTGCGTCTTGGCGAACTGCCTTCCGGTGCGGCACGGGCATTGACCAGTGCGGAGCGCACCGTACTTGATGCGCTGACCGGTCAGGGGTAG
- a CDS encoding AAA family ATPase, translated as MTTSVAVSQDAVLVQGVLREVARRIVGQEYMVERLLISLLTGGHVLLEGVPGLAKTLTVRTLAETVRTSFQRIQFTPDLLPADVIGTQIFDQPSGEFRVKHGPIFANIILADEINRAPAKVQAALLEAMQEKQVTIGGTTYRLTEPFLVLATQNPIEQEGTYPLPEAQVDRFMMKLRVGYPTRAEEKEILRRMAGGENIAVNAVASPEELMDARRRISELYMDERIVDYIVELVHATRFPAEVGAPDLKPLIEFGASPRATIALGQAARAHAFLRGRAFVTPDDVKSIAPDVLRHRVLTSFEADAEGVTSDTIVERLLTVVNAP; from the coding sequence TTGACTACGAGCGTCGCCGTATCGCAGGATGCGGTCCTGGTGCAGGGTGTGCTGCGTGAAGTGGCCCGCCGCATCGTGGGCCAGGAATACATGGTGGAGCGGCTCCTGATCAGCCTTCTCACGGGCGGCCATGTGCTGCTCGAAGGCGTACCGGGGCTCGCCAAGACGCTCACCGTGCGCACGCTCGCCGAAACGGTGCGCACGAGTTTTCAGCGTATCCAGTTCACTCCGGATCTGCTGCCCGCCGATGTCATCGGCACGCAGATCTTCGATCAGCCCAGTGGCGAGTTCCGTGTCAAACACGGGCCGATCTTCGCCAACATCATCCTCGCCGACGAAATCAATCGTGCACCGGCCAAGGTGCAGGCGGCGTTGCTCGAGGCCATGCAGGAAAAGCAGGTCACGATCGGCGGCACCACCTATCGGCTCACCGAGCCGTTTCTTGTGCTGGCCACGCAGAATCCGATCGAACAGGAAGGCACGTATCCGCTGCCTGAAGCGCAGGTCGATCGTTTCATGATGAAGCTGCGCGTGGGATATCCCACCCGGGCGGAAGAGAAGGAGATTCTGCGGCGCATGGCGGGCGGCGAGAACATTGCTGTGAACGCCGTGGCATCACCCGAAGAACTGATGGACGCCCGTCGGCGCATCTCCGAGTTGTACATGGATGAGCGCATTGTGGATTACATCGTGGAGCTGGTGCACGCCACCCGATTCCCGGCCGAAGTCGGCGCGCCGGATCTCAAGCCGCTCATCGAATTCGGAGCGTCCCCGCGTGCCACCATTGCGCTTGGTCAGGCGGCGCGTGCGCATGCTTTCCTGCGCGGCCGGGCCTTTGTCACGCCCGACGATGTGAAGAGCATTGCCCCGGACGTGTTGCGTCACCGCGTGCTCACGTCCTTCGAAGCCGATGCCGAAGGTGTCACCAGCGACACGATCGTGGAACGCCTGCTGACGGTGGTGAACGCGCCGTGA
- a CDS encoding DUF58 domain-containing protein has protein sequence MSITAIAPADVLRQVRRIEVRTRRLVDSRFAGEYRSLFKGQGMEFAEVREYQPGDEVRAIDWNVSARMGRPFVKRYVEERELTVMLAIDLSGSSRFGTRARFKHDLAIEMAGVLSLAAVRNNDRVGLMLFSDRVEHALPARKGRKHALRLIRDLLTVTPAGRGTSMTAMVDRMMRLLPHRSVIFLASDFLADDLERPLARLAQRHDVIAVTLEDPAERELPDIGPARLEDPESGEIVEIDTSHPQVRRAFATRVAAEDESRRKLFGRLGLDEIVVHTEFGYVDALLAFFRARSRRPHGAVRTGPRGTLGDAALMEPGPAQARPARVR, from the coding sequence GTGAGCATCACGGCGATCGCACCCGCCGATGTCCTGCGCCAGGTGCGTCGCATCGAGGTGCGGACGCGCCGACTGGTGGACTCGCGATTTGCCGGCGAGTATCGCTCGCTGTTCAAGGGGCAGGGCATGGAGTTCGCGGAAGTGCGCGAATATCAGCCCGGCGATGAGGTGCGCGCCATCGACTGGAACGTCTCGGCGCGCATGGGTCGACCCTTCGTCAAGCGCTATGTGGAGGAGCGTGAGCTCACGGTCATGCTGGCCATCGACCTGTCGGGCTCTTCGCGGTTCGGGACGCGTGCGCGATTCAAGCACGATCTGGCCATCGAGATGGCCGGTGTGCTCTCACTGGCTGCGGTGCGCAACAATGATCGGGTGGGGCTCATGCTGTTCTCGGACCGTGTGGAGCATGCGCTCCCGGCGCGGAAGGGACGCAAGCATGCGCTGCGGCTCATTCGCGACTTGCTCACCGTGACGCCGGCCGGCCGTGGCACCTCGATGACCGCGATGGTCGATCGCATGATGCGGCTACTCCCCCATCGCTCGGTCATCTTCCTCGCGTCGGACTTTCTTGCCGACGATCTGGAGCGCCCGCTGGCTCGTCTCGCGCAGCGACACGATGTGATCGCAGTGACGTTGGAGGATCCGGCAGAGCGGGAGTTGCCCGACATCGGACCGGCGCGACTCGAAGATCCGGAATCCGGCGAGATCGTGGAAATCGACACGTCGCATCCGCAGGTCCGGCGCGCCTTTGCCACGCGCGTGGCGGCGGAAGACGAGTCGAGACGCAAGCTGTTTGGCCGACTGGGGCTCGACGAAATCGTGGTGCACACAGAGTTCGGTTATGTCGATGCCTTGCTCGCGTTCTTTCGGGCACGTTCGCGTCGACCACATGGTGCGGTCCGCACCGGTCCTCGTGGCACGTTGGGCGACGCGGCCTTGATGGAGCCTGGACCAGCGCAGGCGCGTCCTGCGCGTGTTCGGTGA